From the Xiphophorus maculatus strain JP 163 A chromosome 20, X_maculatus-5.0-male, whole genome shotgun sequence genome, one window contains:
- the rab22a gene encoding ras-related protein Rab-22A — MALRELKVCLLGDTGVGKSSIVCRFVEDSFDPNINPTIGASFMTKTVQYQNEMHKFLIWDTAGQERFRALAPMYYRGSAAAIIVYDITKEDSFQTLKNWVKELRQHGPPNIVVAIAGNKCDLLDSREVPEKDAKDYADSIHAIFVETSAKNAININEVFVEISKRIPVADSAAATSGKSFKLGRQVSESRRTCC; from the exons ATGGCACTGAGAGAGCTGAAAGTTTGTCTCCTTGGG GATACTGGAGTTGGAAAATCAAGTATTGTTTGTAGATTTGTGGAGGACAGTTTTGACCCAAATATCAACCCAACTATTGG TGCGTCATTCATGACCAAGACTGTGCAATACCAAAATGAGATGCATAAATTCCTAATCTGGGACACGGCAGGACAGGAGAGG TTTCGTGCTCTGGCGCCGATGTACTACAGAGGTTCAGCGGCGGCCATCATTGTCTATGACATCACAAAAGAG GATTCCTTCCAAACTCTGAAGAACTGGGTGAAAGAGCTTCGCCAGCATGGACCTCCTAATATAGTGGTCGCCATTGCTGGCAACAAATGTGACCTGTTGGACTCCAG AGAAGTGCCAGAAAAAGATGCCAAGGACTATGCTGATTCCATCCATGCAATCTTTGTGGAAACCAGCGCCAAGAACGCCATAAACATCAACGAGGTGTTTGTAGAGATAA GTAAGAGGATCCCTGTTGCTGACAGTGCAGCAGCAACATCAGGCAAAAGTTTCAAATTGGGACGGCAGGTCTCAGAGTCTCGAAGGACATGCTGCTGA
- the LOC102227542 gene encoding vesicle-associated membrane protein-associated protein B/C-like → MARPEQVLLLEPQHELKFRGPFSDVVTTNLKLSNPTDRNVCFKVKTTAPRRYCVRPNSGIIDAGTSINVSVMLQPFEYDPNEKSKHKFMVQSMLAPPDMTDMEGVWKEAKPEELMDSKLRCVFEMPMENEKTHDMESNKMSSSLLKSESSALPVKSLSSTLDDGEVKKIMEECKRLQMEAQRLREENKQIREDDGYRMRKSNIMSSQHASGSMKREEGLSARSVALILLFFIVGVIVGKLVL, encoded by the exons ATGGCCAGGCCGGAACAGGTTCTGCTCTTGGAGCCTCAGCACGAACTGAAATTCAGAG GTCCATTTTCAGACGTGGTCACCACAAATCTTAAGCTCTCCAACCCGACAGACAGGAATGTATGTTTTAAGGTCAAGACGACAGCGCCCCGCCGGTACTGTGTGCGGCCTAACAGCGGCATCATTGATGCAGGCACCTCAATCAATGTCTCTG tcatgttGCAACCCTTTGAATACGACCCAAATGAAAAAAGTAAGCACAAGTTTATGGTCCAGTCCATGCTAGCACCTCCTGACATGACTGACATGGAGGGAGTG tggAAAGAAGCAAAGCCAGAGGAGTTGATGGACTCTAAGCTGAGATGTGTTTTTGAGATGCCAATGGAGAATGAAAAAACG CATGATATGGAGTCCAACAAGATGTCGTCGAGCTTGCTGAAGTCAGAGTCATCTGCGCTGCCTGTGAAGTCGCTGAGCTCCACCCTGGACGACGGAGAAGTAAAAAAGATCATGGAGGAGTGCAAGAGGCTGCAGATGGAGGCTCAGAGGCTAcgggaagaaaacaaacagattagA GAAGATGATGGTTACCGGATGAGGAAGAGCAACATCATGTCATCCCAGCATGCCTCAGGCTCCATGAAGAGGGAGGAAGGTTTGAGTGCCCGCTCCGTGgccctcatcctcctcttcttcatcgtCGGCGTCATTGTGGGGAAGTTGGTGTTGTAG